The Posidoniimonas polymericola genome includes a window with the following:
- a CDS encoding peptidylprolyl isomerase yields MLRPYSPAAALIATLVIGLAPSIGSAQTVRFLTSVGDFYLELNPTNDANLQGHVDNLLAYIGTGRYHGSVVNRAPEGFVLQLGGFEQGNFTPETLPPGGFDGIEKFDSVTVDANDDGIVDFDTLPNTTGTVSLALAGGQPNSGTSSFFVNLTDNSDLLDVQGFAPFATVTDMADIDRIMALEQVDLSAQIGQSGNLAYIDVPLTPDGDFVILESVMVIDDPFVDFAGPIRSVSSVVVDGAELLSSASSAATSSNALLNAASSSSSSSLLSATSAPEPTAALLGLLAAAGVTLRRRR; encoded by the coding sequence ATGTTGCGACCCTACTCCCCGGCTGCCGCCCTGATTGCCACCCTCGTGATTGGCCTCGCCCCTTCGATCGGGTCCGCCCAGACCGTGCGGTTCCTGACCAGCGTCGGCGACTTCTACCTTGAGCTGAACCCAACCAACGACGCCAACCTCCAGGGGCACGTCGACAACTTGCTGGCCTACATCGGCACGGGGCGCTACCACGGCTCGGTCGTGAACCGCGCGCCGGAGGGCTTTGTGCTACAGCTCGGCGGGTTCGAGCAGGGCAACTTTACCCCGGAAACCCTGCCGCCGGGCGGGTTCGACGGCATCGAGAAATTCGACTCGGTCACCGTCGACGCCAACGATGACGGCATTGTTGATTTCGACACGCTGCCAAACACCACGGGCACGGTTTCGCTCGCCCTGGCGGGCGGCCAACCCAACAGTGGCACCAGCAGCTTCTTCGTCAATCTGACAGACAACTCAGACCTACTCGATGTCCAGGGCTTCGCGCCGTTCGCCACGGTCACTGACATGGCCGACATCGACCGGATTATGGCGCTCGAACAGGTCGACCTCAGCGCCCAGATTGGCCAGTCGGGCAACCTCGCCTACATCGACGTGCCACTCACCCCGGACGGTGACTTCGTGATCCTCGAGAGCGTGATGGTGATCGACGATCCGTTTGTCGACTTCGCCGGGCCGATCCGCAGCGTTTCTTCGGTAGTCGTCGACGGAGCCGAGCTGCTGAGCAGCGCGTCGAGCGCCGCGACCTCGAGCAACGCGCTGCTGAACGCCGCTAGCAGCAGCTCATCCTCGTCGCTCCTCAGCGCGACCTCGGCGCCCGAGCCCACGGCCGCCTTGCTCGGCCTGCTGGCCGCGGCCGGCGTGACGCTGCGGCGCCGCCGCTAG
- a CDS encoding TraR/DksA family transcriptional regulator produces the protein MLSKQLYCPDCGYQTTLGADDIAVRLRLLGHLRRDRDPDEGVLAELLATSAQNMTCPTCKSVGLGVRDPVDDADGFDDWQAAVLCEICRQPIPEERLEVAPDAKRCVGCQAKAEAGTLPEEPDFCPRCGSLVELRVSRGGGITRYKRFCTGQPPCRL, from the coding sequence ATGCTCTCCAAACAGCTTTACTGCCCCGACTGCGGGTACCAGACCACCCTCGGCGCCGACGACATCGCCGTGCGGCTGCGGCTGCTGGGCCACCTCCGGCGGGATAGGGACCCCGACGAGGGCGTGCTCGCCGAGCTGCTAGCGACCTCCGCCCAAAACATGACCTGCCCAACCTGCAAGAGCGTCGGCCTCGGGGTCCGCGACCCGGTGGACGACGCCGACGGGTTTGACGACTGGCAGGCGGCCGTGCTGTGCGAGATCTGCCGCCAGCCGATCCCCGAAGAACGCCTCGAAGTGGCGCCCGACGCCAAGCGGTGCGTAGGCTGTCAGGCGAAGGCCGAGGCGGGCACTCTGCCCGAGGAGCCCGACTTCTGCCCGCGGTGCGGCTCGCTGGTCGAGCTCCGCGTCAGCCGCGGCGGCGGCATCACCCGCTACAAGCGGTTCTGCACCGGCCAACCGCCCTGCCGGCTGTAG
- a CDS encoding beta strand repeat-containing protein — protein sequence MALAQEGSSDGKLKLPVDLFGTGDTGSNSSVSSTASTTTTTRSGVTGAELPAAAPYPGSSASYSGGGMSYSQSLGTHLRAAYNTQSYGQAAGNLDLGTMLMHQDGDRALFLDGQITLNDETGPGFNLGVGARALVDTEFPMLGESQKILGVSLWADGSSTINDNFFPQIGLSGELLGDQWDFRANASFVLEDQTAFGDTVVGNGGVTYIGNALSAASLTGRDNAMHLTELEAARRIANREFWAFAGGYGLYGQDGVDTAGYSLGIRGYATPDLALQLKVTDDDLFATNTVFSITWFIGRTRTDTPFRCDLTDRLREPVRRNDYVAVYNDTISGAAEPLTFDLDGDGTTQEIRVVHVDSSAAAGGDGTFENPLQSLDDINANSQEFDIVLVHANSAFTNQTAVLQGNQRLLGEGNDIAFTTSTDQFGTLTLPETFDGASSATAPIITNTTADGVILAADNEVANLTITGAPTAIDGLTNGSGGANLHDLAINGNGTTTVGISLSPIETLDAGQTTIAMNATLDNITFDGVSGNDIAIDATAVADPTAANVTLQEAIAISNITSTNGGAASLAVFGTHDGGELTVDNYNWDGGTTGLIGMSFDSTGGTVDVRNSTLTGGAATAVGFDINQNTGTVAIGASTSVTNINGVAANIIDAEGAVDFAATVSNTTVDGGTVRIERNTGLVTVNGDITTEGVTSLEIIDAGANVTASRNITRNGTAGIAVAISDTNSADDDPNDGIQIQFTTPSSLIDSNDGSMAVAISGGDDEITFLSAIEDTGGIVVQDRTGGLVDFGGGVTTTTGANNAVTLMDNDDDSVVSFMDLDITTGTGRGFFANRGEVNVTGTSTIETTGASSGGLVLQATAANPITSTSGITFASIDTGNGSTDAVVLENVEGNVTVNGGTLNTAANAALQVTNATGVTLNDVELNGGGGVAATATYTNDTSNSLSLNTVEMNDGSLTATANTTAGGATTTVGMSSVTGAGAVALTNDGVGDLNASMTTVTGTTGAATSLDVNGAGDGSLLMTSVNTNGGTVSATSSVASSGDLDLTMLNSGTTNEFGAITVNDQGSGDVSASLSNVETNSTLDFDAAAGGTASLTVSGGAYNGAVTADATNGGTFTATINGGADLASTLDVNAGNTGVAIVSVGGASTIDGAVNLTASNTGTATITVNGGTVIDDLLNVTTSNTGTSTVNVNGAGTTVNGATTINANTVGTANVNLGGTFGDQVAVNANNSEDFNFDMSTATVTAGAAASALDLTIADTVNNATVDFQSNTLDSAINLTADNSQSFDLRVRATDITTGSNHVAFNLQLEDGPADADILLADSQFTTNVANAFVFDNNGNTGQINFQLDNNDFDNSSVLDAAAVITMGAGTLDATIGDDNNGGAGNSFSNNGAGTVKFQLVAEATSTVNVLYNGNTHDTVAGQFEFDNTAGVTFNVFDLDNSDGDFTNSVSPTLTGGPFTEINTAPQTPSF from the coding sequence ATGGCCCTCGCCCAAGAGGGATCGAGCGACGGCAAGCTGAAGCTCCCCGTCGACCTGTTCGGGACGGGGGACACCGGCTCCAACAGCAGCGTCTCGTCGACGGCGTCGACCACGACCACGACTCGGTCGGGCGTAACCGGCGCCGAACTGCCCGCGGCGGCGCCCTACCCCGGGAGCAGCGCATCCTACAGCGGTGGCGGCATGAGCTACAGCCAGAGCCTCGGGACGCACCTGCGGGCGGCCTACAACACGCAGAGCTACGGCCAGGCCGCGGGCAACCTCGACCTCGGCACCATGCTTATGCACCAGGACGGCGACCGCGCCTTGTTCCTGGACGGGCAGATCACCCTCAACGACGAAACCGGGCCCGGCTTCAACCTCGGCGTTGGCGCCCGGGCACTGGTCGACACCGAGTTCCCCATGCTCGGCGAGAGCCAGAAGATCCTCGGCGTCAGCCTGTGGGCCGATGGCTCGTCGACTATCAACGACAACTTCTTCCCGCAGATCGGCCTGTCTGGCGAGCTGCTGGGCGACCAGTGGGACTTCCGGGCGAACGCCTCGTTCGTGCTGGAAGACCAGACCGCCTTCGGCGACACCGTGGTCGGCAACGGCGGCGTCACCTACATCGGCAACGCCCTGTCGGCGGCTAGCTTGACCGGCCGAGACAACGCGATGCACCTGACCGAGTTGGAGGCCGCCCGACGGATCGCCAACCGTGAGTTTTGGGCGTTCGCCGGCGGCTACGGCCTGTACGGGCAGGACGGCGTCGACACGGCGGGGTACTCGCTCGGCATCCGCGGCTACGCGACGCCCGACCTGGCCCTGCAGCTGAAGGTCACCGACGACGACCTGTTCGCTACCAACACGGTGTTCAGCATCACCTGGTTCATTGGGCGCACGCGGACCGACACGCCGTTCCGCTGCGACCTGACCGACCGCCTCCGCGAGCCGGTCCGCCGCAACGACTACGTCGCGGTCTACAACGACACCATCAGCGGCGCCGCCGAGCCCTTGACCTTCGACCTCGACGGCGACGGCACGACCCAGGAAATCCGGGTCGTGCACGTTGACAGTTCGGCTGCCGCCGGTGGCGACGGCACCTTCGAGAACCCGCTGCAGTCGCTTGACGACATCAACGCCAACAGCCAGGAGTTCGACATTGTCCTGGTGCACGCGAACAGCGCTTTCACCAACCAGACCGCCGTGCTGCAGGGCAATCAGCGGCTGCTGGGCGAGGGCAACGACATTGCCTTCACGACTTCGACCGACCAATTCGGCACGCTTACGCTGCCGGAGACCTTCGACGGCGCTTCGTCGGCCACGGCGCCGATCATCACCAACACCACCGCGGACGGCGTGATCCTGGCGGCCGACAACGAGGTCGCCAACCTGACGATCACCGGCGCGCCGACCGCCATCGACGGCCTCACCAACGGCTCGGGCGGCGCCAACCTGCACGACCTGGCGATCAACGGCAACGGCACGACGACGGTGGGCATCTCGCTCTCGCCGATCGAGACCCTCGACGCCGGTCAGACCACGATCGCCATGAACGCCACCCTCGACAACATCACGTTTGATGGCGTCAGCGGCAACGACATCGCCATCGACGCAACAGCCGTGGCCGACCCGACCGCCGCAAATGTCACGCTGCAGGAAGCGATCGCTATCAGCAATATCACCAGCACCAACGGCGGCGCCGCGAGTTTGGCGGTGTTCGGCACGCACGACGGCGGGGAGCTGACGGTAGACAACTACAACTGGGATGGCGGCACGACGGGCCTGATTGGCATGTCATTCGACAGCACCGGCGGCACGGTCGACGTGCGGAACTCGACCCTGACAGGCGGGGCGGCCACGGCGGTTGGCTTCGACATCAATCAGAACACCGGCACGGTCGCGATTGGCGCCAGCACCAGCGTGACCAACATCAACGGCGTCGCCGCGAACATCATCGACGCCGAGGGCGCCGTTGACTTTGCCGCCACCGTGAGCAACACCACGGTTGACGGCGGCACGGTGAGGATCGAACGGAACACCGGCCTGGTGACCGTCAACGGAGATATTACCACCGAGGGCGTCACCAGCCTCGAGATCATCGACGCCGGCGCCAACGTGACCGCCAGCCGCAATATCACACGCAACGGCACGGCCGGCATCGCGGTCGCCATTTCCGATACCAACTCAGCCGACGACGACCCGAACGACGGCATCCAGATCCAGTTCACCACCCCGAGCAGCCTGATCGACAGCAACGACGGCAGCATGGCCGTGGCGATCAGCGGCGGCGATGACGAGATTACCTTCCTCAGCGCGATCGAGGACACCGGGGGCATTGTGGTCCAAGACCGCACCGGCGGCTTGGTTGACTTCGGCGGCGGCGTGACCACTACCACCGGCGCCAACAACGCGGTCACCCTGATGGACAACGACGACGACTCGGTGGTCTCGTTCATGGACCTCGATATCACTACCGGCACCGGCCGCGGCTTCTTTGCCAACCGGGGCGAGGTCAACGTGACCGGCACGAGCACTATCGAAACGACCGGCGCCAGCTCCGGCGGCTTGGTGCTGCAGGCCACGGCCGCGAACCCGATCACCTCGACAAGCGGCATCACGTTCGCCTCGATCGACACCGGCAACGGCTCGACCGACGCCGTTGTGCTGGAGAACGTCGAGGGGAACGTGACCGTCAATGGCGGCACACTCAACACGGCGGCCAACGCCGCGCTGCAGGTCACCAACGCGACCGGCGTGACGCTGAACGACGTCGAGCTGAACGGCGGCGGCGGCGTCGCTGCTACCGCTACCTACACCAACGATACGAGCAACAGCCTGTCGCTCAACACCGTAGAAATGAACGACGGCAGCCTGACCGCCACCGCCAACACCACCGCCGGCGGCGCCACAACCACGGTTGGCATGTCCAGCGTGACCGGCGCGGGCGCGGTGGCCTTGACCAACGATGGAGTCGGCGATCTCAACGCCTCGATGACGACCGTCACCGGCACGACCGGCGCCGCGACCTCGCTCGACGTCAACGGCGCCGGCGACGGCTCGCTGCTGATGACCAGCGTCAACACCAATGGCGGCACGGTCTCCGCGACCAGCAGCGTCGCTTCCTCCGGCGACCTCGACCTGACCATGCTCAACTCGGGCACGACCAACGAGTTTGGCGCGATCACGGTCAACGACCAAGGGTCCGGCGACGTCAGCGCGTCGCTGTCCAATGTCGAGACCAACTCCACGCTTGACTTCGACGCGGCCGCGGGCGGCACGGCGAGCCTGACCGTGTCGGGCGGCGCCTACAACGGCGCCGTGACGGCCGACGCTACCAACGGCGGCACGTTTACTGCCACGATCAATGGCGGCGCCGACCTCGCCAGCACGCTGGACGTCAATGCCGGGAACACCGGGGTGGCGATCGTCAGCGTGGGTGGCGCGAGCACGATCGACGGCGCCGTCAACCTGACGGCCTCGAACACCGGCACCGCCACGATCACGGTCAACGGCGGCACGGTCATCGACGACCTGCTGAACGTCACGACCTCGAACACCGGGACGTCGACCGTCAACGTCAACGGCGCCGGCACCACGGTCAACGGGGCGACCACTATCAACGCCAATACCGTCGGGACCGCCAACGTCAACCTCGGCGGGACCTTCGGAGACCAGGTCGCGGTCAACGCCAACAACTCCGAGGACTTCAACTTCGACATGTCGACCGCCACCGTTACGGCCGGAGCAGCGGCGTCCGCTTTGGATCTAACGATCGCCGACACGGTGAACAACGCGACTGTCGATTTCCAGTCCAACACGCTAGATTCCGCAATCAACCTTACCGCAGACAATTCGCAGTCGTTCGACCTGCGAGTGCGGGCGACTGACATCACCACCGGTAGCAACCATGTGGCTTTCAACCTGCAGTTGGAAGACGGCCCGGCGGACGCGGACATCTTGCTTGCGGACAGCCAGTTCACCACCAATGTTGCGAACGCGTTCGTCTTCGACAACAACGGTAACACCGGTCAGATAAACTTCCAGCTCGACAACAATGACTTTGACAACTCGAGCGTTTTGGACGCCGCGGCGGTGATCACGATGGGCGCCGGCACGCTCGACGCAACGATTGGCGACGACAACAACGGCGGCGCGGGCAACAGCTTCTCGAACAACGGGGCCGGCACAGTCAAGTTCCAGTTGGTCGCCGAGGCAACCTCGACCGTCAATGTGTTGTACAACGGCAACACGCACGACACGGTCGCCGGTCAGTTCGAGTTCGACAACACCGCGGGCGTGACGTTCAATGTCTTCGACCTCGACAACTCTGACGGCGACTTTACCAACTCCGTCTCGCCAACCTTGACCGGCGGTCCGTTCACCGAGATCAACACCGCCCCGCAGACGCCGTCCTTCTAG
- a CDS encoding DUF2089 family protein: protein MPPTNSCPYCQQTMHVCGMHCPACDVEVRAEFPASRLSELPTEHQRFIELFVLSGGSLKQIAEQAGVSYPTVRSRLDKVIRTLRESVEASQRQAQAELPDAAQVLKAI from the coding sequence GTGCCGCCGACGAATTCCTGCCCTTACTGCCAGCAGACGATGCACGTGTGCGGCATGCACTGCCCCGCGTGCGACGTCGAAGTGAGGGCCGAGTTCCCGGCCTCACGCCTGTCCGAGTTGCCCACCGAGCACCAGCGGTTCATCGAGCTGTTTGTGCTGTCGGGGGGCTCGCTGAAACAGATCGCCGAACAGGCGGGCGTCTCGTACCCGACGGTGCGATCGCGGCTCGACAAGGTGATCCGGACGCTACGCGAATCGGTCGAGGCGTCGCAGCGGCAGGCGCAGGCCGAGTTGCCCGACGCGGCGCAGGTGCTTAAAGCGATCTAG
- a CDS encoding tetratricopeptide repeat protein — MDHDSQQDDTLSAVLADSDSLLADSLRQDDQRRQRRRLLAALACVGGLAATIAVAVLLTGGSPASAANVPAAEVTALTQEGWKLWQSQQFDAAEAKFAEAAKLDPKNENAWNGLGWALLNGGDSVAAAEAFKTCVGLSPKHPAAQNGLGQVYLIWNEYEQAEKHLKKAAPSASAAWYGLGRLYLLTGEHGKAKRWLRKSLAQQPGSEEIKSMLAAAEAGELPDELRNRLMGTGRPEDANPKPTQAEEPLTVPQAWKLVMGGQPKKAAVAFEQILAEDPENFGANNGMGFALLNSGDPAKAKSYFEKCLEIEPKGAGPMNGLARCLYAEDKLDEAIKVWEKMQAENPGVNAATVGLADTYFEQGEYAKAAPYYERLAKAHPDDARYRDALEACKQQLSAESKPE, encoded by the coding sequence ATGGACCACGACTCCCAACAAGACGACACGCTCAGTGCGGTCCTGGCAGACAGCGACTCGCTGCTGGCCGACTCGTTGAGGCAAGACGACCAGCGGCGGCAGCGGCGTAGGCTGCTCGCGGCGCTCGCCTGTGTGGGCGGGCTGGCGGCCACGATTGCAGTCGCCGTGCTGCTGACCGGAGGCTCGCCCGCCTCGGCGGCCAACGTGCCGGCCGCCGAGGTCACGGCCCTGACGCAGGAGGGTTGGAAGCTGTGGCAGAGCCAACAGTTCGACGCCGCCGAGGCCAAGTTTGCTGAAGCGGCTAAGCTCGACCCCAAGAACGAAAACGCCTGGAACGGCCTGGGCTGGGCGCTGCTGAACGGCGGCGACTCGGTCGCCGCAGCTGAGGCATTCAAGACCTGCGTCGGCTTGTCGCCGAAGCACCCCGCCGCGCAGAACGGCCTCGGGCAGGTGTACCTGATCTGGAACGAGTACGAACAAGCCGAGAAGCACCTCAAGAAGGCCGCCCCCTCGGCGTCGGCCGCGTGGTACGGGCTCGGCCGGCTGTACCTGCTGACCGGCGAGCACGGCAAGGCGAAGCGATGGCTTCGCAAGTCGCTCGCCCAGCAGCCCGGCAGCGAAGAAATCAAGTCAATGCTGGCCGCCGCCGAAGCAGGCGAGTTGCCCGACGAGCTGCGGAATCGCCTGATGGGCACCGGCCGCCCGGAAGACGCAAACCCAAAACCGACTCAGGCAGAAGAGCCGCTAACGGTCCCCCAGGCGTGGAAGCTCGTGATGGGAGGGCAGCCCAAGAAGGCCGCCGTCGCCTTCGAGCAGATCCTGGCAGAGGACCCGGAAAACTTCGGCGCCAACAACGGCATGGGCTTCGCCCTCTTGAACTCGGGCGATCCGGCCAAGGCGAAGTCGTACTTCGAGAAGTGTCTAGAGATCGAGCCCAAGGGGGCGGGCCCCATGAACGGCCTGGCCCGCTGCCTGTACGCCGAGGACAAGCTCGACGAGGCGATCAAGGTCTGGGAAAAGATGCAGGCCGAGAACCCCGGCGTCAACGCCGCGACCGTCGGGCTGGCGGACACGTACTTCGAGCAGGGCGAGTACGCCAAGGCGGCGCCCTACTACGAGCGGCTGGCCAAGGCCCATCCCGACGATGCTCGCTACCGCGACGCCCTCGAGGCGTGCAAGCAGCAGCTTTCCGCTGAATCGAAGCCCGAGTAG
- a CDS encoding flagellar basal body L-ring protein FlgH — protein sequence MAIFRYAACLAATCLWAAVLPTAVASDAENVPSVDPYAARQAYYDQYWQQKLENALAYIPGVIVQVTIDLNPEVRQEIRRTLPAGTPVTVEQRESESTKRSGPGSASKKGKKGKKGNEPKTEETKREAYSRTVPYETTTNSVIAGLTPRSANAVVVLPSGYVDAHHEQARKRIVADVQRMAETLLPYYSRAPRVTVVVTADHATRDHHGRVARIDGPPPLDASRAPLRRGDVITVRLNDEEHVAARVATVLDDGTLVLESRRELRVDGATVVTEFSGRVRPEDVGPDRSVAADAISELRKHTTRARVRRPR from the coding sequence ATGGCAATCTTCCGATACGCAGCATGCTTGGCGGCGACCTGCCTCTGGGCAGCAGTCCTCCCAACGGCCGTGGCGTCGGACGCCGAAAACGTGCCCAGCGTCGACCCGTACGCGGCCCGGCAGGCATACTACGACCAATACTGGCAGCAGAAGCTCGAAAACGCCCTGGCCTACATCCCGGGGGTGATCGTCCAGGTGACGATCGACCTGAACCCCGAAGTGAGGCAAGAAATTAGACGCACACTGCCGGCGGGAACCCCCGTCACGGTCGAGCAGCGGGAGAGCGAATCGACTAAACGGAGCGGGCCGGGTTCGGCGTCCAAGAAGGGCAAGAAGGGCAAAAAGGGCAACGAGCCGAAGACCGAAGAAACCAAACGCGAGGCCTACTCGCGGACCGTTCCCTATGAGACGACCACCAACAGCGTTATCGCCGGGCTCACGCCGCGGTCGGCCAACGCGGTGGTGGTGCTCCCCAGCGGCTACGTTGACGCCCACCACGAACAAGCCCGAAAGCGGATCGTTGCCGACGTCCAGCGGATGGCCGAGACGCTGCTGCCCTACTACAGTCGGGCGCCACGCGTGACCGTGGTTGTGACAGCAGACCACGCGACAAGAGATCATCACGGTCGCGTTGCCCGCATCGACGGCCCACCGCCGCTTGACGCCTCGCGCGCTCCCCTCAGGAGGGGCGACGTAATCACCGTGCGGCTTAACGATGAAGAACACGTAGCGGCCCGCGTCGCGACCGTGCTCGACGACGGGACACTCGTGCTGGAGTCGCGCCGCGAACTGCGCGTCGACGGGGCGACCGTGGTCACCGAGTTCAGCGGCCGGGTGCGTCCGGAAGATGTTGGCCCCGACCGGAGTGTCGCGGCGGACGCGATCTCCGAACTCCGCAAGCATACCACCAGGGCCCGCGTTCGCCGCCCGCGTTAA
- a CDS encoding formyltetrahydrofolate deformylase, which yields MQLIITAVGPDNRGLADPIVHTVTHLGANIAEIQMFDHDEHSVFSMLTRVEIDESVAPEIDQAMRDVAKTTGLSIRTWSPDRQGRKPRLAICVTYRPETPLALLRGIRDGHIKAEATVMIGNRKKCRRLAEQFDVPWESVGDDSGSPDDNRLLEICDHHQVDYIILARYMRVLPPASCWSYAGGRIINLHHGLLPSFPGMRPYHEAHASRMLTYGATCHFIVPELDAGNQIINQATFTVPPGTPIEDIIRRGQEDNEPDCLVEGVRRVVDGEVQLHFNRVVARG from the coding sequence ATGCAGCTGATCATCACGGCCGTCGGCCCCGACAACCGCGGCCTGGCCGACCCGATCGTCCACACCGTGACGCATCTGGGGGCGAACATCGCCGAGATCCAGATGTTCGACCACGACGAGCACTCCGTGTTCTCGATGCTCACCCGCGTCGAGATCGACGAGTCGGTCGCCCCCGAGATCGACCAGGCGATGCGCGACGTCGCGAAGACGACCGGCCTGTCGATCCGCACCTGGAGCCCCGACCGGCAGGGCCGCAAGCCGCGCCTCGCGATCTGCGTCACGTACAGGCCCGAGACGCCGCTCGCGCTCCTCCGCGGTATCCGCGACGGCCACATCAAGGCCGAGGCGACCGTGATGATCGGCAACCGCAAGAAGTGCCGCCGGCTGGCCGAGCAGTTCGACGTGCCGTGGGAGTCGGTCGGCGACGACTCCGGCTCGCCCGACGACAACCGCCTGCTGGAGATCTGCGACCACCACCAGGTCGACTACATCATCCTCGCCCGGTACATGCGGGTGCTGCCGCCGGCGAGCTGCTGGAGCTACGCGGGCGGGCGGATCATCAACCTGCACCACGGCCTGCTGCCGAGCTTCCCGGGCATGCGGCCCTACCACGAGGCGCACGCCAGCCGGATGCTGACCTACGGCGCGACCTGCCACTTCATCGTGCCCGAGCTGGACGCCGGCAACCAGATTATCAACCAGGCGACCTTCACCGTGCCGCCCGGCACGCCGATCGAGGATATCATCCGCCGCGGTCAGGAAGACAACGAGCCCGACTGCCTGGTCGAGGGGGTCCGCCGCGTTGTCGACGGCGAGGTGCAGCTGCACTTTAACCGCGTGGTGGCGCGGGGCTAG
- a CDS encoding HDOD domain-containing protein, translating into MTATSETPSAAEAAPLSKHLCGDVDPKLESLFERLHNLASPPSMVPQVLAVATREDPSAEDLRMVIEKDQALSVRLLTLINSSYYGLRNEVSDLQTAVSLLGVDKVKNVALTIAMSEQFKAPSVVGNLDPRQLWDHSVSTAAVARLISGRCGIEDPEAAYLAGLVHDLGLNVLEQHMPEHAPRVYVRFTAGQDWVNAEQEVLEFDHAQLGAYLASKVGFGRKTVEAIEFHHAPMAAPERSRDLAALIAAANYLVTRCGHGSVDRRRIMADDAIEHLNLTNKKLRELWEDLDATLQSVSELTHR; encoded by the coding sequence GTGACAGCAACCTCCGAAACGCCCAGCGCCGCAGAAGCCGCCCCGCTCTCTAAGCACCTGTGCGGCGACGTCGACCCGAAGCTCGAGTCGCTCTTTGAGCGCCTGCACAACCTGGCCTCGCCACCCTCGATGGTGCCGCAGGTCCTGGCGGTCGCGACCCGTGAAGACCCCAGCGCCGAAGACCTGCGGATGGTCATCGAGAAGGACCAGGCGCTCTCGGTCCGGCTGCTGACGCTGATCAACTCGAGTTACTACGGGCTGCGGAACGAGGTCTCGGACCTGCAGACCGCCGTTTCGCTGCTGGGCGTCGACAAGGTGAAGAACGTCGCGCTGACGATCGCGATGTCCGAGCAGTTCAAGGCCCCGTCGGTTGTCGGCAACCTCGACCCGCGCCAGCTGTGGGACCACTCGGTCAGCACGGCCGCGGTCGCGCGGCTGATCTCCGGCCGCTGCGGCATCGAGGACCCCGAGGCGGCCTACCTGGCCGGCCTGGTGCACGACCTCGGCCTGAACGTGCTGGAGCAGCACATGCCCGAGCACGCCCCGCGGGTGTACGTCCGGTTTACGGCCGGGCAGGACTGGGTGAACGCCGAGCAGGAAGTGCTGGAGTTCGACCACGCCCAGCTCGGCGCGTACCTGGCCTCGAAGGTCGGCTTCGGCCGCAAGACGGTCGAGGCGATCGAGTTCCACCACGCGCCGATGGCCGCGCCCGAGCGCTCACGCGACCTCGCCGCGTTGATCGCGGCGGCCAACTACCTGGTGACCCGCTGTGGTCACGGCTCGGTCGACCGCCGCCGGATTATGGCCGACGACGCCATCGAGCACCTGAACCTGACCAACAAGAAGCTCCGCGAGCTGTGGGAAGACCTCGACGCAACGCTGCAGAGCGTGTCGGAGCTGACGCACCGCTAG